In Candidatus Dormiibacterota bacterium, the genomic stretch GCCGGTGGCTCGCACCGCATCCCGCTCGACACGCTTCTCGCGAACGCGTTGCGCAACATGCACGCAACGCTTACGCCGGCATGGCACCCGGCATACATCGGTACGGTCGCCGGCACCGCGCTCCTTTCGTTCGCCGCAATAACGGTTTTCGTGCGGCCGCGACTTACGGTTTTGCACGAAGTAGTCCGTGCGATGTCCAGTGCGGCCACCATGACCGGCGTCGCGCTCACTTTGCAAGCCGGCCCATGGATTCGGCCAACCGACGGGCCGCTGAACGGCGCCGCACTCTACATCCTCGTAAGCGCGATCGTCATCTTGGGTTTTCAGTGGACGAACTCCGTTCGGATACTGCTGCGCAAGCCGGGCAATCACACGCCGACGCAGCCTCGATCTATGAGCGCCACCGGCTGAACCTGCGCCGGTACGACGATTGGTGCGAACGGCGTCGCGCGCGATCCGTTCTAGACTCACCGTCGGCCCTGACGTGAGCGCTGCGTTCATCCGTGCTAATGCTGCGTATTTCAAGCAAGTTATTCCATATCTTCGTAATCCCATACTAGTCGCACGGGACTACGATCGCGAGGTATACTGTTAGAGAAAGAATTGGAGAACTGCAGCATGACGGCAACGATTGAAGAGCTCTATGACCTTAGCAAGTTGGGGATCGTTTCGCCTTTCAAACGGCGATACGACAATTACATCGGCGGCAAATTCGTCGCCCCGGTTAAAGGACAGTATTTTCCCAACATCAGCCCGATCGTGGGCTCGCCGTTCACCGAGGTTGCGCGGTCCAGCGCCGAGGATATCGAGCTAGCGCTCGATGCGGCGCACAAAGCTCGTGAGGCCTGGGGAATCACCTCCACCGCGGAGCGCGCACGCATCCTGAACAAAATCGCCGACCGTATGGAAGAGCACCTCGCAACGCTCGCGCTGGCCGAAACGATCGATAACGGCAAGCCCATCCGCGAGACGACCGCGGCCGATATCCCGCTGGCGATCGATCACTTCCGCTACTTCGCGGCGGCGATTCGCGCGCAAGAGGGCGGAATTAGCGAGGTCGATCACGACACGGTCGCCTACCATTTCCACGAGCCGCTGGGCGTGGTCGGCCAAATCATTCCGTGGAATTTCCCGATTTTGATGGCGACCTGGAAACTCGCGCCGGCACTCGCCGCGGGCAACTGCGTCGTGCTTAAACCCGCCGAGCAGACGCCCGCATCGATCATGGTGTGGCTGGAGCTGGTTGCCGACCTCTTGCCGCCCGGCGTCCTGAACATCGTCAACGGCTACGGGTTGGAAGCGGGAAAGCCGCTCGCGTCGAGCTCGCGCATCGCCAAGATCGCGTTCACCGGTGAGACGACCACGGGTCGCTTAATCATGCAGTATGCTTCGCAAAATCTCATTCCCGTCACGCTCGAACTCGGTGGAAAATCGCCGAACATTTTCTTCGCCGACGTGATGGAGAAGGACGATGCGTTCTTCGATAAGGCGCTCGAAGGCTTTGCGATGTTTGCACTCAATCAGGGCGAGGTCTGTACCTGCCCGTCGCGCGCGCTGGTGCAAGAGTCGATCTACGACAAGTTCATGGAACGCGCCGTCAAACGGGTGAAGGCCATCGTGCAGGGTAACCCGCTCGATCCAAAGACGATGATCGGCGCGCAAGC encodes the following:
- the adh gene encoding aldehyde dehydrogenase — encoded protein: MTATIEELYDLSKLGIVSPFKRRYDNYIGGKFVAPVKGQYFPNISPIVGSPFTEVARSSAEDIELALDAAHKAREAWGITSTAERARILNKIADRMEEHLATLALAETIDNGKPIRETTAADIPLAIDHFRYFAAAIRAQEGGISEVDHDTVAYHFHEPLGVVGQIIPWNFPILMATWKLAPALAAGNCVVLKPAEQTPASIMVWLELVADLLPPGVLNIVNGYGLEAGKPLASSSRIAKIAFTGETTTGRLIMQYASQNLIPVTLELGGKSPNIFFADVMEKDDAFFDKALEGFAMFALNQGEVCTCPSRALVQESIYDKFMERAVKRVKAIVQGNPLDPKTMIGAQASSEQLEKILSYLDIGRKEGAKVLTGGGRAKINGLLKDGYYIEPTIFEGNNKMRVFQEEIFGPVVSVTSFKDEADALAIANDTLYGLGSGVWSRDINTAYRMGRGIQAGRVWTNCYHAYPAHAAFGGYKQSGIGRENHKMMLDHYQQTKNMLVSYSPNALGFF